CTCGACCCCGGCGAGGCGCAAATCCGCCTCGTAGCCGTTTCACCAGATAACCGCGATGAAGGGCTCGGGCGACTACTCTGCGAATGTGCGGAGGCCTTTGCCCGCCGACAATCACAGGATCGAATGATCGCCGATGTCGTTGCGTCAGCCCCGGCTGTTGAGTTCTGGAAATCAATCGGGTACGACCCCCTCGAAGAGTGGGAAACCCGCGGCGGACGGTCGATGCTTACCGTTCAGAAACCCCTCGACTGACCACCCTGAGCAGAAGCTGGCTTTCTCGCGTCCCGATCCTGGTATGTTCCGGAA
The nucleotide sequence above comes from Halobacterium litoreum. Encoded proteins:
- a CDS encoding GNAT family N-acetyltransferase, translating into MSRGKKVKLMKVSSATSPDDVERINAFFNSTEIKTDLHWFTYRDTLDRAFEREDRQLLYVDNDDGEIIGALMVWCQSRVLDPGEAQIRLVAVSPDNRDEGLGRLLCECAEAFARRQSQDRMIADVVASAPAVEFWKSIGYDPLEEWETRGGRSMLTVQKPLD